The Lolium perenne isolate Kyuss_39 chromosome 6, Kyuss_2.0, whole genome shotgun sequence genome segment GGTAGTACAAGGAAATAAGGCAGGTCACACTAAAATTGACGTGGTACCTTACAAAAGACAAAAGAAAAAAATCATACTCACACTTGCATGTAGAAAATAGCAAGCCGTGAATTCCTACCCGCTCAGAATGATGATGTGGAGCGCACGGTGGACACAACACAAATCTTCTAACAAATGTCCAATCCCAGGCAACATGCAAGCTCACGTGATAATTTGCTTTGTACCTGGATCATGGTTCCTCAAATCTGAGATAGTAACTGGCTTTGCAACAGTATCAACAACAGAGAGCTCATCTCTATCTTTCACCACTGCAGTAACCACCTCGGCAGATACTCCACTGCTAAGCTGGACAATTGTTGAGTGCTTATCGACACTACCTTCTgcaacatttgccaaattgttggCTGCAGAACTGGATGTTTTATTTGCTTCCTGTGTATTCAGGAAGAGACAGACAACAGCGCAGTCATCAATTTTAGAAGTAGGGTACCTAGTACGCCAGGCACGATTAGCTGATTCAACTAGGAAGCGTGCTGCAGAAGCTCGAGAAGTGGCTCTCCTGATGATGCTAACAACTTCAGTGTTCGAAAGAACATCCCACACCTACAACAAGAAACAAGTTACTGTGGATGATCTTGTAGCACAAAATCCAACTAAGAAATTTCAGGAAATTAAAATTCAAGATGTGCTCACCCCATCGGTCGCCAACACAATAAATTCATCCTTTTCTGTGATACAGTGACATGAGACTTCAGGCATAGAAATTATACCATACTCCTTCAGACAGAAGTCCCCAAATGCCCTTGCCATGGCCAATCCAGGTGAGTTGTACTTAGGAAGCCAAACACGAGCAACCTCTGGCTCCTCAGGAAGTGCAAATATTCTGCCCCTGAGTTGCCTGATCCGTTGTGCTTCACCTGAAAAAACAACATGCCATTGAATTCCTAAGAGGCATGTCAGAAGCGTCTAACAATCCTTTATCTAAAGGTGGTCCATCTCAATAGAAATAACCTCACAGAATGTGTAGAATAGGAAGAAAAGGAAGGCATTATATCACAACCGACTTTCACAGCTATTCATGCATGGTATTTCACCAACAGTGCAACATTACTTGTCGCTGAAGTAACATTTAAATGCCTGCCATCATCATATACTCCCCTCTCTACAATTTACTGAACCGACATGTATATCTTGCAAAAAAAAAGACTTAAAATAATGAACTAGTTTTCCAGATGATGTACAAGCATGTCTAAACAATCCTCAGGAGTACAGGTAATTTTCTTTGTTTGGGCATATAGCTCAGTACTCAGTAAAAACAACATAATTTCTTATACGGAAATCAACATCAGCGTTTCACTGACAGGCGGGTCTCACTTGTCAGCATCAGACTGTTGCTATTTTCCAATATTTTGAAGTGTTACTGAGTTTTCATTTTAGAAACACAAATACTGATAAAAAAAATTGATGAGCACTTTGTTTTACTTTCACAGATCTCTTGGGTGCAAAACAGAAGAAATACCTCTAAAGTTGGTTTATAATTACAATGAGAACGGGAATATGTTAATTTACCGCACATATCGACAGATTTTGTCAGTAAGTTGATGAAGTTCACAATTTTTCACTTTAAGATCACATAAAATCAACAACGGAGTTATGTGGGTACCCTGATTAATGGAATAACAACTAATGGATCACATATTAAACTAATAAAATCAATGTAAATAACACCTAACAACAAGCCTGGTTGCCATGCCTTACACTAAAACCAATAAATTGATCTATGTGGGTAACCTCACAAATAAGCTAAGTTCATACATGCCAAAACGTCCAAACTTCGTATTTTATATCAGAAAGACAAATAAGGGTAAAATATTAAGACAAAAGTGCTAAGTGCTACATGGCATAAGATCTAGAAATGTCGCGTACACAAGACATACACTAGTTCTTAAGCCCCAACAGTCACAAAATACTACACTGCATATACAATACAGCTATAGCTATTACACAATTTAGGATACGAAAATAAATAATGAACACACGGAAATCCTTAAGAGAATAGAAAGCATACTTGGAATGTTAGGTTTGAGATCAACTGTCAATTGAACAGCAATAAGCTGATCCTCTTCGTTTCGAGTGCATAAGACAGCTCTTGAGTCCCCCAAGTTGCCTATTATAAGATTGTGCCCCTACACAGCAAGACATATGAGTACAAACACACTGCTTCATGAATATTTCCAACTCAAATGCAACCGCAAAACAGAGTTCTTCATCAAAAAATGGTTTATAACATTAAAGTCATACCTGTTTGAGCACTGCTACTGCTGTAGTTCCACTGAAAAAACAATCAATATTCTTGTGTAATTTCAGATCTCTGTCCATTATGTGAAAGGCCCGCAAGAATGAAGTTCTGAATGTTGTGAATATCGCTGGGTGCTCCGCATTCGGCTCAGCTCTAGCTGAAGTGGTAGTTTCTGTTGTCTCAGGTTTTAGAGGCAAGCTTACTTCATTTGTGTTGCTTTTCATGTTGCTAGTGGGTGTCTCTCTGCCCTCATCTTTCTCCAAATCTGCACCAAGTTTTACGGGCAGAAGATCTCTCACTCTCTTAGCAACCAAATGGCCATAAGGTCCATGACCATCAAACACACCGCAAAAGACGGTATCATCTCTTGAGCAGAAGTTCTGACAAAAAGTAAAATATCTCATCAAAATCAATCAACGCATCCATGGAAACAACAGCAACAGAAGATTGTATATGGAAATATGAACAACTAGTGCAAAGGCCATCATGCTGCATGCCCGAATTAGAGTACTGATTAAGTATGTCCTCATATCTATGTGAGAAATTGGACGTGGGGAACATCTTTACTAGTAAAGCAGAACATGTGAATACCTGTTGTCACACTTGTGGCTAACTACAGAAGAAATGCCAATGATCCCGTCACCCACCCCTCCTCTCTCTGCTATGCGTTGGCAGATGGGCCTTGCCCAAAACAAATTCAGCGCTTATCATGGAGACTACAAACAGATTAGCCCTATCCCGAAGTATTGTACATCCCTTTCTCTCTAGCCGCCAGACCTATCCTTTCCAATTGCGCTGCCACGAGATGAGTCTAACCGTGCCCATCTGCCAACATGTCGAGCACTTCTACACTCATCCATTCCAAGATTAGTCTTCAAAGTCAGAGACAATGAAGAGCTTGCCCCACCAGCGACCTTCAATTCCATGCTGCAGGCCACGTCTTTCGCTGagtcggcggcggcggagagctCTGGAAACCCAAATATAGCTGCACTTAATGCTCGTTGTCCTCCACCAAGGATAAGGAAGGTAGTGGCAGAGCCGATGTAttcttttttcgagaaaacgcaaaaagCCTTTGcgtcatttcattgaaaagaagGGGGAAATCATTTGTTTTTACAATCCTCCTAAGAGGCAGATGTCTGAAAGGGAAACAAAAAGGTACAGCTCAGTGAACATCCCAGGTGTGCGGCAGTAGAACACGCAGGCCCGGTGCACCAGCCCTGGCCCAGCGGGCAGCTTCGTCTTGGATCTTCGCGATGACATTGCGGACGGATGGTTCTGCCCCGTTGAACACGCAGTCGTTGCGCTGCTTCCAGATTAGCCATGGGGTGAGAAGCGCGATCGAGGCGAGACCTTTGCGCAGCGGTTTGGGTGTAGCGTGCTTGGCCTTGCTCCACCAGCTGTCATCCTGACGGGAGAAGCAGCAGCTGTAGAGCAGGTGCTGGATGATTTCCATCTCCTGGTCGCAGAGCAAGCAGCATGGGTGGTGCTGGAGGCCTCAGCGCCGAAGGCGACAGCAGTCCAGCACCTGCCGAGGTTGGCCAGCCAATGGAAGAACTTGATGCTCGGGGGAGCCAAGGTCTTCCAGGTCAGGCACCAGGCGTCGCACAGGGTGGAGCCAAGGAAGGTGGCCTTATAGCACGAACCAGCGGTGTAGATGCCACTGTTGTTCCACTTCCAGATCATGGTGTCGTCTTGGTTGGTCAGCTATATGCGTTCAAGCCGGCGCCAGAGCAACAGGTACTCGCCGATCTCGTTAATGCCCAAGGTGCCGTGGATGTCGCGAGCCCAGCTGTGAGCCAGGAGGCTGTCGGCGACAATCCTGGTGTGACGTCGGCGCTTGGGGATGCAGGCGTACAAGTGCGGCACAAGCTCGCTCACCGAGCGTCCATCGATCCAGCGATCCTTCCAGAAGAGAGCCGTGCGTCCATCGCCAagagacacggaggtcgaggcgaAGAACAAGGCACGTTCTTCGGGAGAGAAATGCAGGTCGAGGCCTTGCCAGGCTCAGGATGCGTCGGTCCGGCTAAACCAGAGCCACCACATGCGCAAAATGCGAGGCCTGCCTTCTCCATATTCTGAATGCCCAACCCGCCGTACTCGATTGGACGGCAAACCCGGTTCCAGCTCACGCGGCCAGCCCACAGGAACCCTCGCTGAATTTTCTCAATGAGTTATTTTCTTGGGCGGTGCATAGACGAGCAGCTGGTAAATGGGGATAGAGCTGAGGACGGATTTGATTAGCTCCTCAGCCGATGTATTCTTCTCCAAGGGCAGTCTTCCTATCTGCCCATTTCAAGGATGCACTTCTCGATCCCATTATTTTATTACTCCCCCCAATtcctattaattgactcaactttataTAGACATAGATGTATCTAGTTCACAAACGTGtctgtatctagacaaagttgagtcaataaatttgaatcggagggagtactagagTTTGCCATCAATTATTATTTATTACTAGAGTTCAATGTAGGAAATAGCTGCAATTATGTAGACAAAAGTATTTTATGATTTATCACATGAGTGGCATAATTATGTagacaaaacaaggagataaactgTTGTTTTTAAACTGCGATTCTGTATATGCATTGTAATGTAAATTCAAGGCCTAACTTTGCACGATGTTTTGTAATCATGAGTTTCATTTGTGTTGGTTGTTCAGGTGATGTTTCAATCCCTCATTGAGGCACTGGATAGAAGTTCCTGCTATTGGAATgtcggggggataacccccggtaggtTAAGCTTGGGTGTGATTAGCCGGCATAGGGTGATTATGCCGAGTAAGCAAGCTATGCTGGAATACGGCATGCTGGTAAACTAAGAATTGGCCAGATTAAGGGTCAACCGGCTTAAGGCTAAAGCCGGTATTGCCATGCCGGCATAACTTAACCCGGTAGGTAATCCGGCATATAGATTCAACATACGGGTCAAGGGGTACCGGCATACCCTATGTATGCCGGCACAAGGATCTGGCATAGGACCAACAGTCTGGTGCTGGTCAAAGATCCGGTCGCCTCGCTACGGGATATCAAAGAGATACGGAGGATCTCTTTATGACGAGAGTCTCGCTAGCTTCCAACTGAAGCCACAGCACGCTGATGACGAAGATGCTACAGTGCGCAGGGCCAACAAAGGTCAGCGCCACAGAAGTCAGGGAAGGACATCACGAGCCCAGAGTCAAAGCTACAGTCCAAAACCGGCTGATGTAGGCTAAGATTCCCTGTACCTGGGTTCCTTCTCATGTAAGCCACCTctcctctatataaggagaggtgGCACTCCCTTGGAATACTTCTAGGGTTTCTCCCTCTTTAGAACTTCTTCTTCCTCTAGCCAAGGGCTGAGGGGGAAGCCATTGTAATTCCTTGAGAGATTATACAGACCAGACAggcaggagtaggggtgttacctcctcgcgagggccccgaacctgggtaaactcGTGTGTCCTTGTGTATCTCTTCTCCATCTCCCCCTCCTCCGGATCCCTCGGAGCACATTGGCCCCAAGATAAGCctacctatggcatctgtctgttcaccacgacggcaTGGAATCATTTGTCAAGGGATGATTAAAGTAAACCCACCCACTAGCACATATTTGATATAGTCTAACTACTGGGCTGATCATTCATTTATTCCACTGTTGCCCTGCTAGAAGTAGATACGCATGTTGAGGAAAAGCCCCAACAATGTAATTGTGTCTTCCAGTTCAGCTTTTGTAAATCTCCAATAATGTTAGATTCGAAGAAAGGCAACTCATTAATGATTTGAAATATATTTCTCCGTACCTATAGTTCTTGATGTCCAACGTATATACAAGGGACTCCGATGACGATTCTAAAGCCAATGAATTACGATGGTATACTGATATCTGTTTTACAAGGTACTCCAAAAGGGCTTCAATCTGATTCTAATTGTTTGTTTGTTGAATTTATTTGTGAACTGAATCTACTTACTGACATGAATCAGGTAAACTATTTATACTTCACGTTCCTATCGTAAATTTTAATAAACAACTAGAGCATCATGTTTTCACTTCCTAAAAGAAGGAAACtttgcagttttcaatgtacaaaGTTCAATGAATTATCAAATGAAAATTATTTACTGACTTTTGACAAATTTGTATTTTCAGGGTTTAGCTTGGGTTGTTGGGCAGGAGCAAGTTTAGCTTCGAATTGTTAGTTTCAAGATAGACTTAAGATACATAGCATGCTGTCAATTATATTTCAGTTTTAGTTGTATCAGATTTCATCTGAATTTCATTAGTTAATTTATGAGAAGTGCGTTGCACGTGCATGCTTACTAGTATTGAATTTTCAATCTGGGTATCACCTCTAGCCTACTCCAACTTGTTTGgaaataaaggctttgttgttgttgttgttgtatttaTGAGACATGCGTTGCACGTGCACGCTTACTAGTATTGAAAAGAAAGGAAGGAGCGTCAAGCAAATAAGACCATCTAGGTTGCTCTAAAAATAAAATCATCCAGCAAGGAAAAGAAAAACAAAGGGAACTACAAACGGATAAGAATGACAATCATGTGGAGCCCCTGCAACGTTCAAGTGGTATCCAACACAAACCCAATCATTGCACTTGAATTAAGCTAGGGAAATAAAAAATCTCTAccagcaatatccaatgcaatccATTTCACAGAATATATAAGTCGAGTCACACTTCAGTTCTCGAAGCTATAGGATTGGTGTGTGCACGGGTGTTACATAACTAGCAAGAGCACACACTGAAAGTGCCCGAATTAAACAGTTGTATCGAGGTTAATATCAAGATGAACTCAATTCTGACGAAGCAAGGGTCCATAGGGCCTTGAGTTTGGTCTCAGGGGGCCAaactgctatctccattaatggagATATTGGGAATTATTTCTGCAACGGGCGCGGGGTGCGTCAGGGTGATCCCCTCTCTCCCATCCTCTTCGACTACGTCGTCGAGGCTCTTGCCTCTATCTTGGACAAGGCTAGAGGGGCGGGCCACATTGCGGGATTGATTCCTCATCTGATCCCTGGGGGGGTCTCTCACTTgcaatatgcagatgatactaTCATCATGTTCCAGCCTGACGATTTGGCGGTGGCCAATCTTAAGTATATTTTACTCTGCTTTGAGAGCATGTCAGGCCTCCGGATCAACTTCCATAAGAGCGAGGTCATGGTGATGGGTTTGGAGCCGAGGGAAGGCCAGCGGATAGCCCATATGCTTAATTGCAAGTTGGGTTCGTTTCCGTTTACCTACCTGGGGCTTCCGATTAAGGACCGCGCCCTTTCTGCGGCGGATTGGGGTCCGTTGACGGTTAAGGTGGGCAAGCGTACTGACCCCTGGATGGGGAAGCTGATGTCCTCGGCTGCGCGTTTGACGCTCACTAACGCTTGTCTTTCTAGCATTCCGCTTCATGCCATGGCTATCTGTCTTCTTAGCGACGGGACGCATGGGTTGCTAGACCGCCACCGTGCCCGCTTCTATTGGGAAGCCAACAGTGCCAAACGCAAATATCACTAGGTAAGGTGGTCGGCGATGTGCACGCCTAAGAGCCTTGGGGGGCTGGGCATTACTGACTCGCGTCTCATGAACGCCTGTCTTTTGGTCAAATGGATATGGAGGATCTACTCTGGGGAGCAAGGTCTTTGGGCGGATATCCTCAGAAGCAAGTACCTTAGGGATAAGGATCTGATGTTGGACGATCATCGCCCAGGTTCCCAGTTCTGGAACTCCATTCAAAAGCTTAAGCACTTGTTTCGCCTGGGAGCGAAGCACAGTGTTTGTGATGGCAAGACGACGAGCTTCTGGCGAGACTGGTGGCAGGGGTCGGGACCCCTTTGCGACCGCTTCCCTACGCTTTTCGCCGTTGCCATGGACCAAAACATCTCGGTTGCTGCTGCCCGCTTTGGTAGCTCTTGGCACCTCCCGCTCCGCCGTGAGCTTGGGCAGGGAGACCGGGTGGCCCTCGCCAATCTCCTTCAGGAGGTTCGGGTGCCATCTCCCTCGACCCTTCCAGATCAGGTATCTTGGGCCC includes the following:
- the LOC127319547 gene encoding probable protein phosphatase 2C 14 isoform X3 yields the protein MVKAAAGRRSGTSRRRPSGGGEQQRLVAVAHAARVAMVTSASPGGIGDGGGDGGAGRGRWCIEDLLDCLLGVLRALGIPWIDRPLRQPRTLPPRCVTPAAAYGRSFAAELRQIPGRIAGNGACAVASLYTMQGKKGVNQDAMIVWENFCSRDDTVFCGVFDGHGPYGHLVAKRVRDLLPVKLGADLEKDEGRETPTSNMKSNTNEVSLPLKPETTETTTSARAEPNAEHPAIFTTFRTSFLRAFHIMDRDLKLHKNIDCFFSGTTAVAVLKQGHNLIIGNLGDSRAVLCTRNEEDQLIAVQLTVDLKPNIPRIQWHVVFSGEAQRIRQLRGRIFALPEEPEVARVWLPKYNSPGLAMARAFGDFCLKEYGIISMPEVSCHCITEKDEFIVLATDGVWDVLSNTEVVSIIRRATSRASAARFLVESANRAWRTRR
- the LOC127319547 gene encoding probable protein phosphatase 2C 14 isoform X2, producing MVKAAAGRRSGTSRRRPSGGGEQQRLVAVAHAARVAMVTSASPGGIGDGGGDGGAGRGRWCIEDLLDCLLGVLRALGIPWIDRPLRQPRTLPPRCVTPAAAYGRSFAAELRQIPGRIAGNGACAVASLYTMQGKKGVNQDAMIVWENFCSRDDTVFCGVFDGHGPYGHLVAKRVRDLLPVKLGADLEKDEGRETPTSNMKSNTNEVSLPLKPETTETTTSARAEPNAEHPAIFTTFRTSFLRAFHIMDRDLKLHKNIDCFFSGTTAVAVLKQGHNLIIGNLGDSRAVLCTRNEEDQLIAVQLTVDLKPNIPSEAQRIRQLRGRIFALPEEPEVARVWLPKYNSPGLAMARAFGDFCLKEYGIISMPEVSCHCITEKDEFIVLATDGVWDVLSNTEVVSIIRRATSRASAARFLVESANRAWRTRYPTSKIDDCAVVCLFLNTQEANKTSSSAANNLANVAEGSVDKHSTIVQLSSGVSAEVVTAVVKDRDELSVVDTVAKPVTISDLRNHDPGTKQIIT
- the LOC127319547 gene encoding probable protein phosphatase 2C 14 isoform X1; translation: MVKAAAGRRSGTSRRRPSGGGEQQRLVAVAHAARVAMVTSASPGGIGDGGGDGGAGRGRWCIEDLLDCLLGVLRALGIPWIDRPLRQPRTLPPRCVTPAAAYGRSFAAELRQIPGRIAGNGACAVASLYTMQGKKGVNQDAMIVWENFCSRDDTVFCGVFDGHGPYGHLVAKRVRDLLPVKLGADLEKDEGRETPTSNMKSNTNEVSLPLKPETTETTTSARAEPNAEHPAIFTTFRTSFLRAFHIMDRDLKLHKNIDCFFSGTTAVAVLKQGHNLIIGNLGDSRAVLCTRNEEDQLIAVQLTVDLKPNIPRIQWHVVFSGEAQRIRQLRGRIFALPEEPEVARVWLPKYNSPGLAMARAFGDFCLKEYGIISMPEVSCHCITEKDEFIVLATDGVWDVLSNTEVVSIIRRATSRASAARFLVESANRAWRTRYPTSKIDDCAVVCLFLNTQEANKTSSSAANNLANVAEGSVDKHSTIVQLSSGVSAEVVTAVVKDRDELSVVDTVAKPVTISDLRNHDPGTKQIIT